In one window of Miscanthus floridulus cultivar M001 chromosome 12, ASM1932011v1, whole genome shotgun sequence DNA:
- the LOC136496723 gene encoding F-box/LRR-repeat protein At3g48880-like, whose protein sequence is METASAASTQWADMETDCLMHVFARLDLEDLAVAAPLVCRGWRRAAADPSLWRALDLRRDHVARFMTWGALADAFERRYAVHRFSLAGFLRLCVARARGCAEDVALPPLLADPAGEIDHISLHCPRLRRLALPQLTAGDEARLPDLVPRWPLLEYLELEAKPSFSFPALAAQLALHCPGFASLKTSGAVKPEDVAALARSLPRLRSLCLDRSYLPKEHLLAILAGCRELREFSARSCVGFDDEDEEVLRCGARIQRFDVGGSKSKLVEDLGLLWIGGI, encoded by the exons ATGGAGACGGCGTCGGCGGCGTccacccagtgggcggacatGGAGACGGACTGCCTGATGCACGTGTTCGCGCGCCTCGACCTCGAGGACCTGGCGGTGGCGGCCCCGCTCGTGTGCCGTGGctggcgccgcgccgccgccgacccGTCCCTGTGGCGCGCGCTCGACCTGCGCCGGGACCACGTCGCGCGCTTCATGACCTGGGGCGCGCTCGCCGACGCCTTCGAGCGCCGCTACGCCGTGCACCGCTTCTCCCTCGCGGGCTTCCTCAGGCTCtgcgtggcgcgcgcgcgcgggtGCGCCGAGGACGTTGCGCTCCCGCCGCTCCTCGCCGACCCGGCCGGCGAGATCGACCACATTTCCCTCCA CTGCCCCAGGCTGCGGCGCCTGGCGCTCCCGCAGCTGACGGccggcgacgaggcgcgcctgCCGGACCTCGTCCCGCGGTGGCCGCTGCTGGAGTACCTGGAGCTGGAGGCGAAGCCGTCTTTCTCCTTCCCGGCGCTCGCCGCGCAGCTCGCGCTGCACTGCCCGGGCTTCGCCAGCCTCAAGACCTCGGGGGCCGTCAAACCCGAGGACGTCGCGGCGCTGGCGCGCTCCTTGCCCAGGCTCCGCTCCCTCTGCCTCGACCGCTCCTACCTGCCCAAGGAGCACCTGCTCGCCATCCTCGCCGGCTGCAGGGAGCTGAGGGAGTTCAGCGCACGGAGCTGCGTCGGCttcgacgacgaggacgaggaggtgcTCAGGTGCGGGGCTAGGATCCAGCGGTTCGACGTCGGAGGGTCCAAGTCCAAGCTGGTGGAAGACCTGGGACTCCTTTGGATCGGAGGAATTTGA